The Nitrospira sp. genome has a segment encoding these proteins:
- a CDS encoding LuxR C-terminal-related transcriptional regulator, with product MARSRGNNALQIDRSPKAEFSITPRQREILKMVALGHTNREIAETLAISIRTVEVHRFNLMRRLNVRNVAQLLRQGLQQGLLPRNFGLK from the coding sequence CGCACTTCAGATAGACCGGAGCCCGAAGGCCGAGTTCTCCATTACCCCCCGGCAACGGGAAATCCTGAAGATGGTCGCCCTCGGCCATACGAATCGGGAAATTGCGGAAACACTGGCGATCAGCATCCGCACCGTCGAGGTGCATCGCTTCAATCTGATGCGGCGGCTGAATGTCCGAAACGTGGCGCAGTTGCTTCGCCAAGGCCTTCAGCAAGGATTACTGCCACGCAACTTCGGCCTGAAATAG
- a CDS encoding dihydroorotate oxidase, with amino-acid sequence MTDLSTTIAGVKFPSCFMNAAGALCVTRDELVALGTSRAGAIVTKSMTVEARQGNPEPRYYGFPGGSINSMGLPNLGYRAYAELIPELKQFGKPVIASVAGLCEDDFPTIAAAINAAKPDLIEVNLSCPNIPGKPQIGYDPEASERLLKRVRKVITVPMGVKLPPYFDPAHHEVMGKVIGRCEVDFLNMINSVGNGLVVDPEREEVVIKPKGGFGGLGGTIIKAVALANVRAFYKIFQGKIPIIGTGGVMHGVDAFEHFLCGASAVQVGTVLVEEGLGAFGRLETELAAQLKKKGYGSVTECRGKVKEL; translated from the coding sequence ATGACGGATCTCTCGACGACGATTGCAGGGGTGAAGTTTCCCAGCTGTTTCATGAACGCGGCCGGCGCGCTCTGTGTCACGCGGGACGAACTGGTGGCGCTGGGCACATCGCGCGCAGGGGCGATTGTCACCAAGTCCATGACCGTCGAAGCGCGCCAGGGGAATCCGGAGCCCCGGTACTACGGCTTTCCGGGCGGCTCGATCAATTCGATGGGCTTGCCCAATCTCGGCTATCGGGCCTATGCCGAACTCATTCCCGAGTTGAAACAGTTCGGCAAGCCGGTCATTGCGAGCGTGGCGGGGCTGTGCGAAGACGATTTCCCGACGATCGCGGCCGCCATCAATGCAGCGAAGCCCGACTTGATCGAAGTGAATCTCTCCTGCCCGAATATTCCCGGCAAGCCGCAGATCGGCTATGACCCGGAGGCGTCCGAGCGTCTGCTCAAGCGGGTGCGCAAGGTTATCACCGTCCCGATGGGTGTGAAGCTGCCGCCTTATTTCGATCCGGCGCACCATGAGGTGATGGGGAAGGTGATCGGCCGGTGCGAGGTCGACTTTCTCAACATGATTAACTCGGTCGGCAACGGCCTCGTGGTCGATCCGGAGCGGGAAGAAGTCGTCATCAAGCCGAAGGGCGGGTTCGGCGGGTTGGGCGGCACCATCATCAAGGCCGTGGCGCTCGCGAATGTGCGGGCCTTCTACAAAATCTTCCAGGGAAAGATTCCCATCATCGGCACCGGCGGCGTCATGCACGGAGTCGATGCCTTCGAGCACTTCCTCTGCGGAGCGTCGGCGGTGCAGGTCGGCACGGTTCTGGTTGAAGAGGGGCTTGGCGCCTTCGGACGGCTGGAGACGGAACTGGCGGCGCAGCTGAAGAAGAAGGGCTACGGATCAGTGACGGAATGTCGGGGGAAGGTGAAAGAGCTGTGA